From a region of the Mycobacterium sp. SMC-8 genome:
- a CDS encoding ABC transporter permease, with amino-acid sequence MANKAADRWSTGLPAFGGGFSGPMQGIGGLLSMSADAVKFLFRRPFQTGEFLLQSWFVAGVSLAPTLLVAIPFTVLVSFTLNILLRELGAADLSGAGAAFGAVTQVGPMVTVLIVAGAGATAMCADLGSRTIREEIDAMEVLGINPVQRLVTPRMLASGLVALLLNSLVVIIGIVGGYVFSIFVQGVNPGAFAAGITLLTGVPEVIISCVKAALFGLIAGLVACYRGLSISSGGAKAVGNAVNETVVYAFMALFVVNVVVTAIGIQMTSG; translated from the coding sequence ATGGCGAACAAGGCCGCGGACCGTTGGTCCACCGGGCTACCGGCGTTCGGGGGCGGATTCTCCGGTCCGATGCAAGGCATCGGAGGGCTGCTGTCGATGTCTGCCGACGCCGTGAAGTTCCTGTTCCGCAGGCCTTTTCAGACCGGTGAGTTTCTGCTCCAGTCCTGGTTCGTGGCGGGGGTGTCCCTGGCCCCGACACTGCTGGTCGCCATCCCGTTCACTGTCCTGGTCAGCTTCACCCTGAACATCCTGTTGCGCGAACTCGGCGCGGCCGACCTGTCCGGTGCCGGTGCCGCGTTCGGCGCCGTCACACAGGTCGGACCCATGGTCACGGTGCTCATCGTCGCCGGAGCCGGGGCGACCGCGATGTGCGCCGATCTGGGTTCGCGCACCATCCGCGAGGAGATCGACGCGATGGAGGTGCTGGGTATCAACCCGGTGCAGCGGCTGGTGACCCCGCGGATGTTGGCCTCCGGCCTGGTCGCGTTGCTGCTCAACAGCCTGGTGGTGATCATCGGAATCGTCGGCGGCTACGTCTTTTCGATCTTCGTCCAGGGCGTGAACCCTGGTGCGTTCGCGGCGGGCATCACGCTGCTCACCGGGGTGCCCGAGGTCATCATCTCGTGCGTCAAGGCGGCGCTGTTCGGGCTGATCGCCGGGCTGGTGGCCTGCTACCGCGGTTTGAGCATCAGCAGCGGCGGCGCCAAAGCCGTGGGGAACGCGGTCAATGAAACCGTGGTCTACGCCTTCATGGCGCTGTTCGTCGTCAACGTCGTCGTCACGGCGATCGGCATCCAGATGACGTCGGGCTAG
- a CDS encoding SDR family NAD(P)-dependent oxidoreductase: MRYAGRRVLITGGGSGIGQACVLRVLAEGAQVVAADVSADGLADTVEKAGDTGGSLSTVRMDIGDEASVSAGVADAVSTLGGLDTLVNAAGILRSAHLADTTLADFEQVLRINLVGTFLVTREAIAALHEGNSPAVVNFSSTSAQFAHPYMAAYAASKGGVLAMTHAWASEFAKAGIRFNCVQPGSISSGMTDGTGASRQSIGPGLPEDADYTLFGKVAPMLPLDGGAIFAAPDAVAGVVAMLGSKDAYFITGTEVRIDGGSHM, encoded by the coding sequence ATGCGTTACGCCGGCCGACGCGTGCTGATCACCGGAGGCGGTTCGGGCATCGGACAAGCCTGCGTGCTGCGTGTCCTCGCCGAAGGCGCACAGGTGGTGGCCGCCGACGTCAGCGCCGACGGGCTCGCCGACACCGTGGAGAAGGCCGGTGACACCGGCGGGAGCCTGTCGACGGTGCGGATGGACATCGGTGACGAGGCCTCGGTGTCCGCCGGGGTGGCCGACGCGGTCAGCACCTTGGGCGGGCTGGACACGCTGGTCAACGCCGCAGGCATCCTGCGGTCGGCGCATCTGGCGGACACCACGCTCGCCGATTTCGAGCAGGTGCTGCGCATCAACCTGGTCGGGACGTTCCTGGTGACCCGAGAGGCGATCGCGGCGCTGCACGAGGGCAACAGTCCTGCGGTGGTGAACTTCAGTTCCACCTCGGCACAGTTCGCCCATCCCTATATGGCCGCCTACGCCGCGTCCAAGGGCGGGGTGCTGGCGATGACCCACGCGTGGGCGTCGGAATTCGCCAAAGCCGGCATCCGGTTCAATTGCGTTCAACCGGGCTCGATCTCGTCCGGGATGACCGACGGCACCGGCGCCTCCCGCCAGAGCATCGGACCCGGTCTCCCGGAGGACGCCGACTACACGCTGTTCGGCAAGGTCGCGCCGATGCTGCCCCTGGACGGCGGCGCGATCTTCGCCGCCCCGGATGCCGTCGCCGGGGTGGTGGCGATGCTGGGCAGTAAGGACGCGTACTTCATCACCGGCACCGAGGTCCGAATCGACGGCGGCTCCCACATGTAG
- a CDS encoding MCE family protein, protein MTDVGRAATKFAAFGMTMVLLTVGLFVIFGEYRSGSANKYSAVLVDSSSLERGDSVRAAGIRVGTVNAVTLQGDGSVVVDFDADDNVRLTESTKIAVRYLNLVGDRYLELLDEPGSAKIQPPGSRIGVERTEPALNLDLLLGGLKPVIQGLNPDDVNTLTSSLIQILQGQGGNLESLFSRTASFTNALADNGQTVERLIDTLNDTITTVAADGENFSAAVDRLEQLATGLAQDRDPIGDAITALDTGTASLAGLLTEARPPLAGTVDELNRLAPLLSNETDMARLDLALQKTPQNYRKLVRLGSYGSWLNLYICGVSIRVTDLQGRTAHFPWVIQNTGRCGEP, encoded by the coding sequence ATGACGGACGTGGGCAGGGCCGCGACGAAATTCGCGGCGTTCGGAATGACTATGGTGCTCCTGACCGTCGGACTGTTCGTGATATTCGGTGAGTACCGGTCAGGATCGGCCAACAAGTACTCGGCGGTCCTCGTCGACTCCTCCAGCCTGGAACGCGGAGATTCGGTGCGGGCAGCCGGAATCCGCGTCGGCACGGTCAACGCCGTCACGTTGCAGGGCGACGGCTCCGTCGTCGTCGATTTCGACGCCGACGACAACGTCAGGCTCACCGAAAGCACGAAGATCGCGGTGCGGTATCTGAACCTCGTCGGTGATCGCTACCTGGAACTCCTCGACGAACCCGGCTCGGCGAAGATCCAGCCGCCGGGCTCCCGCATCGGCGTGGAGCGCACCGAGCCGGCACTGAATCTCGATCTGCTGCTGGGCGGCCTCAAACCGGTCATCCAGGGGCTGAACCCCGACGACGTCAACACCCTGACCAGCTCCCTGATCCAGATCCTGCAAGGCCAGGGCGGCAACCTGGAATCGCTGTTCAGCAGGACGGCGTCGTTCACCAACGCGCTGGCCGACAATGGGCAGACCGTCGAACGGCTCATCGACACGCTCAACGACACCATCACCACCGTCGCCGCCGACGGCGAGAACTTCTCCGCGGCCGTCGATCGGCTCGAGCAGCTGGCCACAGGTCTGGCCCAGGATCGTGACCCGATCGGTGACGCCATCACCGCGCTGGACACCGGTACCGCGTCGCTGGCGGGGCTGCTGACCGAGGCCAGGCCACCGCTGGCCGGAACAGTCGACGAGTTGAACCGCCTCGCGCCCTTGCTGTCGAACGAAACCGATATGGCCCGACTGGATCTCGCATTGCAGAAAACCCCGCAGAACTACCGCAAGCTGGTGCGGCTCGGCTCCTACGGGAGCTGGCTGAACCTCTACATCTGCGGCGTCTCGATCCGGGTCACCGACCTGCAGGGGCGAACCGCGCACTTCCCGTGGGTCATCCAGAACACCGGAAGGTGCGGTGAGCCCTGA
- a CDS encoding ABC transporter permease, which yields MAAIRALHPRLAHQVGRPLDTLGRIGDHTAFYGRALAGVPHAAVHYRREIVRLIAEISMGAGTLAMIGGTVVIVGFLTLAAGGTLAVQGYSSLGDIGIEALTGFLAAFINVRISAPVVAGIGLAATFGAGVTAQLGAMRINEEIDALETMGIRPVEYLVSTRIVAGMIAIAPLYSIAVILSFAASKLTTVVLFGQSAGLYDHYFTTFLNPKDLLWSFLQAILMAMAILLVHTYFGYFAGGGPSGVGVAVGNAVRTSLIVVISVTLLVSLSIYGANGNFNLSG from the coding sequence ATGGCGGCGATACGCGCACTGCACCCGCGGCTGGCCCATCAGGTCGGTCGACCCCTCGACACTCTGGGCAGGATCGGGGACCACACGGCGTTCTACGGCCGGGCTCTGGCCGGCGTGCCGCACGCAGCGGTGCACTACCGCAGGGAGATCGTCCGTCTGATCGCCGAGATCAGCATGGGCGCAGGCACTCTGGCCATGATTGGGGGCACTGTCGTCATCGTCGGGTTCCTGACCCTGGCCGCCGGCGGCACCCTGGCGGTGCAGGGCTACAGCTCTCTGGGCGACATCGGCATCGAAGCCCTGACCGGCTTTCTGGCCGCGTTCATCAACGTGCGGATCTCCGCTCCGGTGGTGGCCGGCATCGGACTGGCCGCGACGTTCGGTGCGGGTGTCACCGCGCAGCTGGGCGCGATGCGCATCAACGAGGAGATCGACGCGCTGGAAACGATGGGAATTCGTCCCGTCGAGTATCTCGTCAGCACCCGCATCGTCGCCGGGATGATCGCGATCGCCCCGCTGTACTCGATCGCGGTGATCCTGTCGTTCGCAGCCAGCAAGCTCACCACCGTGGTGCTGTTCGGCCAGTCGGCGGGCCTGTACGACCACTACTTCACCACCTTCTTGAACCCGAAGGATCTGTTGTGGTCCTTCCTACAGGCGATCCTGATGGCGATGGCGATCCTGTTGGTGCACACCTACTTCGGCTACTTCGCCGGCGGCGGGCCCTCCGGGGTGGGGGTCGCGGTCGGTAACGCCGTCCGCACCTCGCTGATCGTCGTGATCTCGGTGACGCTGCTGGTGTCGCTGTCGATCTACGGCGCCAACGGCAACTTCAACCTGTCGGGTTAG
- a CDS encoding MCE family protein translates to MQKYRGSSLVRAGFLGAVLIALVIVVGLQPQQLWAMATSVRYQAVFAEAGGLTAGNQVKVSGVTVGSVSDVELSRGTALVTFSVESAVRVGGDTTATVGISTVLGERVLVLTPAGSESLGSMGIIPLTRTGSPYSLTDAVGEFTSNTEATDTAAINQSLDTLSDTIERIAPQLSPTFDGVSRLSRSLNSRNESLSALLDAAADVTEVLSERSVQVNTLLLNANDLLAVLQERRYAIVNLLSSTTAVAQQLSGMVADNEQELAPTLEKLNTVSEMLERNRDNITASLKGLAKYQVTQGEAVNNGFFYNGFASNLLPGLAIQPFLDYALGFRRGVNAGQPPDSAGPRAEFPWPYNGIPGGSR, encoded by the coding sequence ATGCAGAAGTACCGCGGATCCTCCTTGGTCCGAGCCGGTTTCCTCGGCGCCGTCCTGATCGCCCTGGTGATCGTGGTCGGCCTGCAGCCCCAGCAACTGTGGGCGATGGCCACCTCGGTGCGCTACCAGGCGGTCTTCGCCGAGGCCGGCGGGCTGACGGCCGGCAATCAGGTGAAGGTGTCGGGAGTGACCGTGGGCTCCGTCTCCGATGTCGAACTCTCCCGCGGCACAGCCCTGGTCACCTTCTCGGTCGAGAGCGCGGTGCGCGTGGGCGGCGACACCACCGCCACCGTCGGTATCTCGACAGTGCTGGGCGAACGGGTGCTGGTGCTCACACCGGCCGGCAGCGAGAGCCTCGGCTCGATGGGGATCATCCCGCTGACCCGAACCGGTTCGCCCTACTCGCTGACCGACGCGGTGGGGGAGTTCACATCGAACACCGAGGCCACCGACACGGCCGCGATCAACCAGTCACTGGATACGTTGTCCGACACCATCGAACGCATCGCCCCGCAGCTTTCGCCCACCTTCGACGGGGTGTCCCGGCTGTCGCGATCGCTGAACAGCCGCAACGAATCGCTGTCCGCGCTGCTGGACGCCGCCGCCGACGTCACCGAGGTCCTCTCCGAACGCAGCGTGCAGGTCAACACGCTGCTGCTCAACGCCAACGATCTGCTCGCCGTCCTGCAGGAACGCCGGTACGCGATCGTCAACCTCCTGTCCAGCACCACCGCGGTGGCGCAACAGCTGTCCGGGATGGTCGCCGACAACGAGCAGGAACTGGCGCCGACATTGGAGAAGCTGAACACGGTCTCGGAGATGCTCGAGCGCAACCGGGACAACATCACGGCGTCCCTGAAAGGTCTCGCCAAATACCAGGTCACCCAGGGCGAGGCCGTGAACAACGGCTTCTTCTACAACGGGTTCGCGTCGAATCTGTTGCCCGGCCTGGCGATCCAGCCGTTCCTGGACTACGCACTGGGCTTCCGCCGGGGCGTGAACGCCGGTCAGCCGCCGGACAGCGCCGGGCCGCGAGCCGAGTTCCCTTGGCCCTACAACGGCATCCCCGGAGGGTCGCGATGA
- a CDS encoding MCE family protein, with protein sequence MARRSGRQARRWAATACCVALAATGCSFDGLNSLPLPGTVGTGPDAVVYRVTLENVGTLESNSPVMLNDVVVGAVRTMTFTDWHAEIDVSVKPDVVVPANAVATVGQTSLLGSMHVALDPPVGEEPTGRLRPGADIPLNRTSTYPSTEQTLSALSVVVNGGGLTQIGDIIGNFSAALDGRQEQIRNLLTRMNDVIGILDNQRDSINATIAALHRLADTFAGQREVLTAALKRIPEALDVLNRQQPRIVTAMRKLGDFSRTATHLIDETQDDIVRNLRNLEPAVRALADVGPDLATALSFLPTYPYTQEFIDRGIRGDYMNQFIVFDFTIPRLKSGIFLGTRWGEPGASLVPAPGDPWYSSYTLDPLQAPITPVPAEVATMPPLIDPPPPASGQPAEGGN encoded by the coding sequence ATGGCACGTCGTTCCGGCCGGCAGGCGCGTCGATGGGCGGCGACGGCATGCTGCGTGGCCCTGGCCGCGACAGGATGCTCCTTTGACGGGCTGAACTCCCTTCCGTTGCCGGGCACCGTCGGCACCGGCCCGGACGCGGTCGTCTACCGCGTCACGCTCGAAAATGTCGGCACGCTGGAGTCCAATTCACCGGTCATGCTGAACGACGTCGTCGTCGGCGCGGTGCGCACGATGACGTTCACCGACTGGCACGCCGAGATCGACGTGTCGGTGAAGCCCGACGTGGTGGTGCCTGCCAACGCGGTCGCCACCGTCGGGCAGACCAGTCTGCTCGGATCGATGCACGTGGCTCTCGATCCTCCCGTCGGGGAGGAGCCGACCGGCCGGCTGCGGCCGGGCGCCGACATCCCGCTGAACAGAACCTCCACGTATCCGTCGACCGAGCAGACGTTGTCGGCGCTGTCGGTGGTTGTCAACGGCGGTGGGCTCACCCAGATCGGTGACATCATCGGCAACTTCAGCGCCGCGCTCGACGGACGCCAGGAACAGATCCGTAACCTGCTCACCCGGATGAACGACGTGATCGGCATCCTGGACAACCAGCGCGACAGCATCAACGCCACGATCGCGGCGCTGCACCGGCTGGCCGACACGTTCGCCGGCCAGCGGGAGGTGCTGACCGCGGCGCTGAAACGGATCCCGGAAGCTCTCGACGTCCTCAACCGGCAACAGCCCCGCATCGTGACCGCGATGCGCAAACTCGGCGACTTCAGCAGAACCGCAACACATTTGATCGACGAAACCCAGGACGACATCGTGCGCAATCTGCGCAATCTCGAGCCGGCGGTACGGGCTCTCGCCGACGTCGGTCCCGATCTGGCGACGGCGCTGTCGTTCCTGCCGACCTACCCGTACACACAGGAGTTCATCGACCGGGGCATCCGGGGCGACTACATGAATCAGTTCATCGTGTTCGATTTCACGATCCCCCGCTTGAAGAGCGGCATCTTCCTCGGTACCCGCTGGGGCGAGCCCGGCGCCTCCCTGGTACCCGCACCCGGCGATCCGTGGTACTCGTCGTACACACTCGACCCGCTCCAGGCGCCGATCACCCCGGTTCCGGCGGAGGTGGCGACAATGCCACCACTGATCGATCCGCCGCCCCCGGCGAGCGGGCAACCTGCCGAAGGCGGCAACTGA
- a CDS encoding MCE family protein — translation MSVNSRPRRPLLGLATVLAVAAVIAVAVGLFRGSFLSTVPVTVLSERAGLVMGTDAKVKLHGAQVGSVQSIEALPDGRAAIHLAMDPSYMDIIPSDVRVDIASSTVFGSKYVELVPPADPSVQPLRAGQVLDAEHVTVEINTVFEQLSSVLAKIEPAELNQTLGALATALSGRGEQIGQTMSDFEAFLAKIEPSLPAMEHELAVAPVVIGTYADVAQELLDTVAAATTIGRTIVEEQDNLDTLLVSVIGLSDIGQDVVGGNREAISTVMELLVPTTDLLNEYHQALNCGLGGAAQLAKAPGTPVPGGLLLQTIVLGQERYRYPQNLPKVAAKGGPQCTDLPKVGFQKRPPFVITDVNANPAQYGNQGIVLNSDGLKQLLFGPIDGPPRNSGQIGQPG, via the coding sequence ATGTCGGTGAATTCACGCCCCAGACGGCCGCTGCTCGGCCTGGCCACCGTGCTGGCTGTGGCCGCGGTGATCGCGGTCGCGGTGGGCCTGTTCCGCGGCAGCTTCCTCAGCACGGTCCCCGTGACCGTGCTGTCGGAGCGGGCCGGCCTGGTGATGGGCACGGACGCCAAGGTGAAACTGCATGGGGCGCAGGTGGGTTCAGTGCAGTCCATCGAAGCGCTGCCTGACGGCCGGGCGGCGATCCACCTGGCGATGGACCCGTCGTACATGGACATCATCCCGTCCGATGTTCGGGTGGACATCGCCTCGTCGACGGTGTTCGGCTCCAAATACGTCGAACTGGTGCCGCCGGCCGATCCCTCGGTGCAGCCGCTGCGGGCCGGACAGGTCCTGGACGCCGAGCACGTCACCGTGGAGATCAACACGGTGTTCGAACAGTTGTCCTCGGTGCTGGCCAAGATCGAGCCTGCCGAACTGAATCAGACGCTCGGCGCACTGGCCACCGCGTTGAGCGGGCGCGGCGAACAGATCGGCCAGACGATGTCCGACTTCGAAGCGTTCCTGGCCAAGATCGAACCGAGCCTGCCCGCCATGGAACATGAGCTCGCGGTGGCGCCCGTGGTCATCGGCACCTACGCCGACGTCGCGCAGGAACTTCTCGACACCGTCGCTGCCGCGACCACCATCGGTCGAACCATCGTCGAGGAACAGGACAACCTGGACACGCTGCTGGTCAGTGTGATCGGACTGTCCGACATCGGCCAGGACGTGGTAGGAGGCAACCGGGAAGCGATCAGCACCGTGATGGAACTGCTGGTCCCCACCACCGACCTGCTGAACGAATACCACCAGGCGCTCAACTGTGGTCTGGGCGGGGCGGCGCAGCTGGCCAAGGCGCCCGGCACGCCGGTACCCGGCGGCCTGCTGCTGCAGACCATCGTGTTGGGGCAGGAGCGCTACCGCTATCCGCAGAACCTGCCCAAGGTGGCCGCCAAGGGTGGTCCGCAGTGCACGGATCTGCCCAAGGTGGGCTTTCAGAAACGGCCACCGTTCGTGATCACCGATGTCAACGCCAACCCCGCGCAATACGGAAACCAGGGCATCGTGCTGAATTCCGACGGCCTCAAGCAGCTTCTGTTCGGTCCGATCGACGGGCCGCCCCGCAACAGCGGACAGATCGGACAACCAGGATGA
- a CDS encoding MCE family protein, producing the protein MSAPGKQSAWVRAVLLAALAVLAVAGAGVIIYQHFFSPYTVVAYFRSATAIYAGDEVRVAGVRVGTIASVEPQGTRAKMMLAIDRDVPIPADAEAIIVAPNLVSARYVQLTPAWGATPETSGPTLPDGAEISQDRTAVPVEWDEIKEQLTRLATELGPRSGVSQTSLGRFIDTTADAMAGNGDKLRETIAQLSGVGRILGEGSGDIVEVITHLQTFVTALRDSNVQIVQFQDRLADVSGVVDGSRSELDSAITTLSEAVGEVRRFVEGSRNQTAEQVQRLAAVTQVLADDSMVLKNILHAAPNALVNGYNIYNPDTGGPRGSFAMNNFANPVTMICSAIAAVENVTAEESGKACAQYLGPALRLMNFNYLPLPFNAYLGPAPQNVIYSEPGLAPGGGRTAPAPADVPPAVSAYTGAGDVPPPPGWTDPSHPPGAFAPHGLPANPSPALYPGAPIPPGVPGPASAPSGPTNIADMLLPAEAAPPTEGNP; encoded by the coding sequence ATGAGCGCACCAGGCAAGCAGAGCGCGTGGGTGCGGGCGGTGCTGCTGGCAGCACTGGCCGTGCTCGCTGTGGCGGGCGCCGGGGTGATCATCTACCAGCACTTCTTCAGCCCCTACACGGTGGTCGCGTACTTCCGTTCAGCCACAGCAATTTACGCGGGCGACGAGGTCAGGGTGGCCGGGGTGCGAGTGGGCACCATCGCATCCGTGGAGCCGCAGGGCACCCGCGCCAAGATGATGTTGGCCATCGACCGCGACGTGCCGATCCCCGCAGACGCCGAGGCCATCATCGTGGCCCCCAACCTGGTGTCCGCCCGTTACGTCCAGCTGACCCCGGCGTGGGGTGCGACACCGGAGACCAGTGGGCCGACGCTGCCCGACGGCGCCGAAATCAGTCAGGACCGCACGGCGGTCCCGGTGGAGTGGGACGAGATCAAGGAGCAACTGACCCGTCTGGCGACCGAACTCGGTCCGCGCAGCGGAGTCTCGCAGACCTCACTGGGACGGTTCATCGACACCACCGCGGACGCCATGGCCGGCAACGGCGACAAATTGCGCGAGACCATCGCCCAGCTCTCGGGGGTGGGGCGCATCCTGGGTGAGGGCAGCGGCGACATCGTCGAGGTCATCACGCACCTTCAGACGTTCGTCACCGCACTGCGCGACAGCAACGTTCAGATCGTGCAGTTCCAGGACCGCTTGGCCGACGTCAGCGGCGTGGTCGACGGCAGCCGTTCCGAACTGGACTCCGCGATCACCACACTGTCCGAAGCCGTCGGCGAGGTCCGGCGGTTCGTCGAGGGTTCGAGGAACCAGACCGCAGAACAGGTGCAGCGCCTCGCCGCGGTGACTCAAGTGCTGGCCGACGACAGCATGGTGCTCAAAAACATCCTGCACGCGGCCCCGAACGCGCTCGTCAACGGTTACAACATCTACAACCCCGACACCGGAGGACCCCGAGGCTCGTTCGCGATGAACAACTTCGCCAACCCGGTCACGATGATCTGCTCGGCGATCGCCGCGGTGGAGAACGTCACCGCCGAGGAGTCCGGCAAGGCGTGCGCGCAGTACCTCGGACCCGCGTTGCGGTTGATGAACTTCAACTACCTTCCGCTGCCGTTCAACGCATATCTCGGTCCCGCGCCGCAGAACGTGATCTACTCCGAACCCGGTCTGGCGCCCGGTGGCGGCAGGACCGCGCCTGCGCCGGCCGACGTGCCGCCCGCCGTGTCCGCCTATACCGGCGCCGGTGATGTTCCCCCGCCACCGGGGTGGACGGATCCATCGCATCCGCCGGGCGCCTTTGCTCCGCACGGATTGCCCGCCAACCCGTCGCCGGCGCTGTACCCCGGCGCGCCCATCCCGCCCGGCGTACCCGGTCCGGCGTCCGCGCCGTCGGGCCCGACCAACATCGCCGACATGCTGCTGCCCGCGGAGGCCGCGCCACCGACAGAAGGGAACCCGTGA
- a CDS encoding MCE family protein codes for MLTRFVRTQLIIFSIASLVGLGAMVFVYLQAPMLLGIGRIAVTLHLPATGGLYEFSNVTYRGIEVGKVTAIRPTGDGATVTMSLKSAPKIPADLKANVRSVSAVGEQYVDLEPRTDGGPYLEDGSVITADRSSIPQAVGPMLDQMSDLVDSIPTGTLSGLLDESFKALNGTGYELGALFDSSARLAADANATGDQVRTVIDDSRPLLDGQAEKADAITTWARSLAGISRQIADDDPQVRTLLRTGPAAADEASRLLTEVKPTLPVLLANLTSVGQVGVAYHPSLEQLLVLLPPYLAATQSYGSSLNNPTGMALSEFSLTLGDPPACAVGFLPPSSRRSPADLSDVDTPDGLYCKLPQDSPIGVRGTRNFPCMEQPGKRAPTVEICESDKPFEPLAMRQHVLGPYPIDPALIAQGVPPDDRVTFNDQIFGPLEGTPMPAPEAPAPAPATGGALPVTPSGSVAPDDGPPVAVATYNPETGQVAAPDGQVFTQSNLAASAPDSWEDLLPR; via the coding sequence ATGCTGACACGGTTCGTCCGCACCCAGTTGATCATCTTCTCCATCGCCTCCCTGGTGGGGCTGGGGGCGATGGTGTTCGTCTACCTACAGGCCCCGATGCTGCTCGGAATCGGCCGCATCGCGGTGACCCTGCACCTTCCGGCCACCGGTGGCCTGTACGAGTTCTCCAACGTGACCTACCGCGGAATCGAGGTCGGCAAGGTCACCGCCATCCGTCCGACCGGCGACGGTGCGACGGTCACCATGTCACTGAAGTCGGCACCGAAGATCCCCGCCGACCTGAAAGCCAACGTGCGCAGCGTATCCGCGGTCGGTGAGCAATACGTCGACCTGGAGCCGCGCACCGACGGCGGGCCGTATTTGGAGGACGGATCGGTGATCACCGCCGACCGTTCCTCGATTCCTCAGGCCGTCGGCCCGATGCTCGACCAGATGAGCGACCTCGTCGACAGCATCCCGACCGGCACGCTGAGCGGCCTACTCGACGAATCGTTCAAGGCGCTCAACGGAACCGGTTACGAGCTCGGCGCGCTGTTCGACTCCTCGGCCCGACTGGCCGCCGACGCTAACGCCACCGGCGACCAGGTTCGCACCGTGATCGACGACAGTCGACCGCTGCTCGACGGTCAGGCCGAAAAGGCCGACGCGATCACTACGTGGGCTCGCAGTCTGGCCGGGATCAGCAGGCAGATCGCCGACGACGACCCGCAGGTGCGCACCCTGCTGCGGACCGGGCCGGCAGCAGCCGACGAGGCCTCTCGGTTGCTCACGGAGGTGAAGCCGACTCTGCCTGTGCTGCTGGCCAATCTGACCAGCGTCGGCCAGGTCGGCGTCGCCTATCATCCGTCGCTGGAACAACTGCTGGTGTTGTTGCCCCCGTATCTGGCCGCGACCCAGTCCTACGGTTCGTCGCTGAACAACCCGACCGGCATGGCGCTGTCGGAATTCAGTCTGACTCTGGGCGATCCACCCGCCTGCGCGGTGGGCTTCCTGCCGCCGTCGTCGCGGCGCTCGCCCGCCGATCTGTCCGATGTGGACACCCCGGACGGTCTCTACTGCAAGCTGCCGCAGGATTCACCGATCGGTGTGCGCGGCACGCGGAATTTCCCGTGCATGGAGCAGCCGGGCAAGCGGGCGCCGACCGTCGAGATCTGCGAGAGCGACAAACCGTTCGAGCCGTTGGCGATGCGCCAGCACGTGCTCGGCCCGTACCCGATTGATCCCGCGTTGATCGCGCAGGGCGTCCCCCCGGATGACCGCGTCACCTTCAACGACCAGATCTTCGGACCGCTGGAGGGCACGCCGATGCCCGCCCCGGAGGCTCCAGCACCCGCGCCGGCCACCGGAGGTGCGTTGCCCGTAACGCCGAGCGGTTCCGTCGCACCCGACGACGGCCCGCCGGTCGCGGTTGCCACCTACAACCCCGAGACCGGACAGGTCGCCGCCCCGGACGGGCAGGTGTTCACGCAGTCGAATCTCGCTGCGAGCGCCCCGGACAGCTGGGAGGACCTGCTGCCCAGGTGA